A single Endozoicomonas sp. NE40 DNA region contains:
- a CDS encoding Cof-type HAD-IIB family hydrolase codes for MTDSSIKFIATDMDGTLLNEQGLLDSAFFDLHQQLEQRGIIFAAASGRQYYSLRETFEPIRDRMIFIAENGTLVMQQDKELYSCTMEKAAINQIVNEARKIEGSYLVLCGKRSAYIETDDHQALEEIKKYYHRCEQVDDLLAVEDDFIKVAICHFGGTEANVYPVLKKQFGEEHQVVVSGQIWLDMMNIEASKGKAIEYLQKSLGFTYEQTMSFGDYFNDIEMLKASYYSYAVENAHEDVKAFARFDAPSNEQSGVMQVIRQLLDNSSSLCTA; via the coding sequence ATGACAGACTCTTCTATCAAATTTATTGCTACTGATATGGACGGAACCCTGCTGAATGAACAGGGTTTACTCGACTCAGCATTTTTTGATCTGCATCAGCAGCTTGAACAAAGGGGCATTATTTTTGCCGCCGCTTCCGGAAGACAGTATTACAGCCTCAGGGAAACCTTCGAGCCTATCAGGGATCGAATGATATTTATTGCTGAAAACGGCACGCTGGTCATGCAGCAGGACAAAGAGCTTTACAGTTGCACCATGGAGAAGGCTGCAATTAACCAGATCGTAAATGAAGCCCGAAAGATTGAAGGGTCTTACCTGGTGCTGTGCGGCAAACGGTCAGCCTACATTGAAACCGACGACCATCAGGCGCTGGAAGAAATAAAGAAGTATTATCATCGCTGTGAGCAGGTTGATGATCTCTTAGCGGTCGAAGATGACTTTATTAAAGTCGCCATCTGTCATTTTGGCGGTACAGAGGCGAATGTCTATCCTGTACTCAAAAAACAGTTTGGCGAAGAGCATCAGGTTGTGGTCAGTGGTCAGATCTGGCTGGACATGATGAACATTGAAGCCTCTAAGGGTAAAGCCATTGAATACCTGCAAAAATCTCTGGGTTTCACCTATGAGCAAACCATGAGTTTTGGTGATTACTTCAATGACATTGAAATGCTGAAAGCCAGCTACTACTCCTATGCTGTAGAAAATGCACACGAAGACGTTAAAGCCTTTGCCCGTTTTGATGCTCCAAGTAATGAACAGTCCGGGGTTATGCAGGTCATCAGACAGTTGCTGGATAATTCTTCATCGTTGTGTACTGCCTGA
- a CDS encoding undecaprenyl-diphosphate phosphatase, whose amino-acid sequence MDAVQITVLALIQGITEFLPISSSGHLILPAQLLGWEDQGIAFDAAVHIGTLVAVMLYFRKDIWLLIRDWTLSLAGKGTTEYSRMAWYVGLATFPAVIFGLLLKMYGIDEAMRSTHVIIATTLIFGTLMGVADYFGKRRTSMSGMTLKSAMMIGFAQAIALIPGTSRSGITITAALMLGFKREAAARFSFLLSIPVTLGASLLVILDLVKSTEVVVWSELIAGALISGVSAMLCIHFFLGMISRAGLMPFVIYRLLLALVLLIII is encoded by the coding sequence ATGGATGCTGTCCAAATTACTGTACTGGCCCTGATACAGGGCATTACCGAATTTCTGCCGATTTCAAGCTCTGGACACCTGATTCTTCCAGCGCAACTGCTGGGTTGGGAAGACCAGGGAATTGCTTTTGATGCCGCCGTTCACATAGGTACCCTGGTGGCTGTTATGTTGTATTTCCGCAAGGATATCTGGTTGCTGATTCGTGACTGGACCCTTTCACTGGCAGGTAAGGGAACCACAGAGTACAGCCGAATGGCATGGTATGTTGGGTTGGCGACTTTCCCTGCGGTTATTTTCGGGTTGCTGTTGAAAATGTACGGGATTGACGAAGCCATGCGTTCTACCCATGTCATTATTGCAACCACCCTGATATTTGGCACCTTAATGGGCGTAGCTGATTATTTTGGCAAACGCAGAACCAGTATGTCAGGTATGACTCTGAAGTCTGCCATGATGATTGGTTTTGCCCAGGCCATCGCCCTGATTCCGGGTACTTCACGTTCTGGAATCACTATTACTGCTGCCCTGATGCTGGGTTTTAAGCGGGAAGCCGCCGCACGATTTTCTTTCCTGCTCTCAATCCCCGTTACACTGGGTGCCAGTTTGCTGGTGATTCTGGATCTGGTGAAGTCGACAGAAGTGGTGGTCTGGAGTGAACTGATTGCCGGAGCATTGATATCCGGTGTCAGCGCTATGCTGTGTATTCATTTTTTCCTTGGCATGATCAGTCGGGCAGGTTTGATGCCATTTGTCATTTACCGACTGCTACTGGCCCTCGTGCTGTTAATCATTATTTAA
- the galU gene encoding UTP--glucose-1-phosphate uridylyltransferase GalU gives MIKKCLFPAAGYGTRFLPATKSMPKEMMPIVSKPLIEYGVEEALEAGMSDICIVTGRGKRALEDHFDSNYELEHQISGSSKEELLVGIRKIINECTFSYTRQREMKGLGHAILTGQTLVGDQPFGVVLADDLCINTDGSGVLSQMAQLYQQFRCSIVAVMEVPEDEVHKYGVIAGQAISDDLIRVENMVEKPAKEDAPSNLAIIGRYILTPDIFDLITDTQPGKGGEIQITDALMAQAERGCVLAYKFKGQRFDCGSIEGFIEATNYCYDAFRK, from the coding sequence ATGATCAAAAAATGCCTCTTCCCCGCCGCAGGTTACGGAACCCGCTTCCTGCCTGCCACCAAGTCCATGCCCAAGGAAATGATGCCAATCGTCAGTAAGCCACTGATCGAGTATGGGGTAGAGGAAGCCCTGGAAGCAGGCATGTCTGATATCTGCATTGTTACCGGTCGGGGTAAACGTGCGCTGGAGGATCATTTTGATTCCAACTATGAACTGGAACACCAGATTTCCGGCTCTTCTAAGGAAGAGCTTTTGGTCGGTATCCGTAAAATCATCAATGAATGCACATTCTCCTATACCCGACAGAGGGAAATGAAAGGGCTGGGACATGCCATCCTCACCGGGCAGACTTTGGTTGGAGACCAGCCATTTGGCGTTGTTCTGGCCGATGACCTTTGTATTAATACCGATGGCTCCGGGGTGTTGTCGCAAATGGCACAGTTGTACCAGCAATTCCGTTGCAGTATTGTTGCGGTGATGGAGGTACCGGAGGATGAAGTTCATAAATACGGTGTGATTGCGGGTCAGGCAATTTCTGATGACCTGATTCGCGTTGAGAATATGGTTGAGAAGCCTGCTAAGGAAGATGCGCCCAGCAACCTGGCCATTATTGGTCGTTATATTCTGACTCCGGATATCTTTGATCTGATCACCGACACTCAGCCAGGAAAGGGTGGTGAAATACAGATCACCGATGCCCTGATGGCTCAGGCTGAACGAGGCTGTGTCTTAGCGTACAAATTCAAAGGGCAGCGTTTCGATTGTGGCAGTATTGAAGGTTTTATCGAGGCCACGAATTACTGTTATGATGCGTTCCGCAAGTAA
- a CDS encoding polysaccharide biosynthesis protein produces MREKILGFSRVKKRLVTLGIDTLLICLSLAAAFSVRLGFEGWIYSYSTVYLKSCALAVVVSLPIYIRLGLYRAVLRYMGPQVSFTIFRASFIAFIGFTVAESFIGLNVPRSIPALYWLISALLLGLSRYAVRYWLMGYRLRDILLSPVAYKNATTRTQRGKPVAIYGAGSAGVQLAHALEHSKEYRSVAFLDDSQALRGRVVSGKPVYQPSQINAMRSDTGVEEVLLALPSVSRRRRTDIVRSLESSGLPIKTMPDLQDLTSGRLKIQDVQEVDIADVLGREEVKPIPELIAKHITQQVVMVTGAGGSIGSEMLRQALQRQPKALVLFEHSEYNLYTIDQELQKTIRATGHNTRVISVLGSINDPTRLLDVMKTYKVDTLYHAAAYKHVPIVQYNVSQGLKNNVIGTLYTAQAAIASGVKNFVLISTDKAVRPTNVMGASKRLAEMALQALSKEIHLTFYHAEKFGVRSGEVIRNGTNFSMVRFGNVLGSSGSVIPVFREQIRTGGPITVTHPDINRFFMTIPEAAQLVIQAGAMGKGGDVFVLEMGEPVKIADLARRMVSLSGLTIRDEDCPDGDISILYTGLRPGEKLYEELLIGDNVTETEHPLICRATEEMMPWSELKRALDDINRTLGEHRYKTTSELLLRYVNGYVPSPKVVDWLYRQPLHQADVDIVA; encoded by the coding sequence GTGAGAGAGAAAATACTGGGCTTTTCCAGAGTAAAAAAAAGATTGGTGACTCTGGGAATTGATACGCTTCTGATTTGCTTATCCCTGGCGGCAGCCTTTAGTGTTCGTCTTGGTTTTGAAGGCTGGATATACAGTTATTCAACCGTTTACCTCAAGTCCTGCGCGTTGGCGGTTGTAGTTTCATTACCCATTTATATACGTCTGGGCCTCTATAGGGCTGTCCTGCGCTACATGGGACCCCAAGTCTCCTTCACAATTTTCAGGGCATCTTTTATTGCCTTTATTGGGTTTACAGTAGCTGAATCATTTATTGGTTTGAATGTTCCAAGGAGCATTCCTGCTTTGTACTGGTTAATTTCTGCTCTGCTTCTCGGGTTGAGTCGGTATGCTGTTCGGTACTGGTTGATGGGCTATCGATTGCGTGACATTCTTCTTTCTCCTGTTGCCTACAAAAATGCGACTACCCGAACTCAGCGGGGTAAACCTGTAGCAATTTATGGAGCTGGGTCTGCAGGTGTTCAATTAGCGCATGCTCTTGAACACTCAAAAGAGTATCGTTCCGTCGCGTTTCTTGATGATAGTCAGGCATTAAGAGGGAGAGTTGTTTCCGGGAAGCCTGTCTATCAGCCTTCTCAAATAAATGCCATGCGTTCTGATACCGGAGTTGAAGAAGTGTTGCTGGCATTACCATCTGTCAGTCGCAGGCGCAGGACCGATATTGTTCGATCCCTTGAGTCATCCGGCCTTCCCATAAAAACCATGCCAGATCTGCAAGACTTGACCTCCGGGCGCCTTAAAATTCAGGATGTTCAGGAAGTCGATATTGCTGATGTTCTTGGCAGGGAAGAGGTTAAACCTATACCTGAACTGATTGCAAAACACATTACCCAGCAGGTGGTAATGGTGACGGGTGCAGGTGGCTCTATTGGTTCTGAAATGCTCCGGCAGGCTTTGCAAAGGCAGCCGAAAGCATTAGTTTTGTTTGAGCATTCTGAATATAATCTCTACACCATTGACCAGGAATTGCAAAAGACAATCCGAGCCACTGGTCATAATACCAGAGTCATTTCAGTGCTGGGATCGATTAATGACCCCACCAGACTTCTGGATGTGATGAAAACGTACAAGGTCGACACCCTGTATCATGCCGCAGCTTATAAGCATGTTCCTATTGTTCAATACAATGTGTCCCAGGGGTTAAAAAATAATGTTATTGGCACGCTATACACGGCACAGGCTGCTATAGCGTCAGGCGTTAAGAACTTTGTACTTATTTCAACGGATAAGGCAGTCAGGCCTACCAATGTTATGGGAGCCTCCAAGAGGCTTGCTGAAATGGCACTTCAGGCTCTTAGCAAAGAAATTCACCTGACTTTTTACCACGCGGAAAAATTCGGGGTTCGATCAGGCGAGGTTATTAGAAACGGAACGAATTTTTCGATGGTGCGTTTTGGTAATGTGCTGGGTTCAAGCGGTTCTGTTATACCTGTTTTTCGTGAGCAAATTCGTACAGGAGGCCCCATTACCGTGACACATCCCGATATTAACCGCTTTTTTATGACCATTCCTGAGGCTGCTCAGCTGGTTATTCAGGCCGGTGCCATGGGTAAAGGTGGGGATGTCTTTGTTCTGGAAATGGGGGAGCCTGTGAAAATTGCTGACCTGGCAAGGCGTATGGTGTCTTTGTCTGGCTTAACCATTCGGGATGAAGATTGCCCTGATGGCGATATCAGTATTCTATACACTGGCTTGAGACCCGGTGAAAAGCTGTATGAAGAGTTACTTATTGGAGACAATGTAACAGAAACCGAACATCCACTGATTTGTCGCGCAACTGAAGAAATGATGCCCTGGAGCGAGCTCAAGCGGGCTTTGGATGATATCAACCGGACACTTGGTGAACACAGGTACAAGACTACCAGTGAATTGCTGCTCAGGTATGTCAATGGCTATGTTCCTAGTCCAAAGGTGGTTGACTGGTTATACAGGCAGCCACTTCATCAGGCTGATGTTGATATAGTTGCTTGA
- a CDS encoding HAD family hydrolase has protein sequence MIKAVVFDLDDTLYPEASYVMSGFKAVDRYFCEELGVPGFYRHAQHLFQKGHRGRIFNEVLDRLNFEYDEALIKRLIAVYRSHVPSITLSPDTVNILDWLSGQYKLGLITDGYQEAQRNKIKALGISEYFQAICVTDELGRAFWKPHSKPYILVQDGLGVKPEQCVYIADNPNKDFVTPKKMGWMTVRLSSDSGEYSHAAVQPDFQAEFIIHSLSELKHILPM, from the coding sequence GTGATAAAGGCCGTTGTTTTTGATCTGGATGATACGCTTTATCCTGAAGCCAGCTATGTAATGAGTGGATTTAAAGCGGTTGATCGATACTTTTGTGAAGAGCTTGGTGTTCCAGGTTTTTATCGTCACGCTCAACACCTTTTTCAAAAAGGTCACAGGGGGAGAATTTTTAATGAAGTTCTTGATCGTTTAAACTTCGAATACGATGAAGCATTAATTAAAAGGTTGATTGCTGTTTATCGTAGTCACGTGCCTTCTATAACTTTAAGTCCGGATACTGTAAATATTCTCGACTGGCTTTCAGGTCAGTACAAATTAGGTTTAATAACTGATGGTTATCAGGAAGCCCAACGCAACAAAATTAAAGCTTTGGGGATTTCAGAATACTTTCAGGCAATTTGTGTGACAGATGAACTGGGAAGAGCATTTTGGAAACCCCATTCGAAGCCCTATATTTTGGTACAGGACGGGCTTGGAGTTAAACCTGAGCAATGTGTATATATTGCTGACAACCCTAATAAAGACTTCGTTACGCCAAAAAAAATGGGCTGGATGACAGTACGTCTATCGTCTGATAGCGGTGAGTACAGTCATGCAGCTGTACAACCTGATTTTCAGGCTGAGTTCATAATCCATTCATTATCAGAACTCAAACATATTTTACCGATGTAA
- a CDS encoding ATP-grasp domain-containing protein, whose amino-acid sequence MSSFNILCTAAGRRVSLLRHLKKTLTELNLTGHVIAADAGSSAPAGFIADDYINVPKVSSPDYIDALVSVCKEKSIKLLVSLIDTDLTLLSENREKFKVIGTEVLVCDYDTNQICFDKKNTYEFFVKNKIDTPHTYSNQELEDIAESDFPLLVKPWDGSCSVGVHVVSSRKELNFFKDYVNNAMVQEYIQGDEYTCDAYVDFKGKVRCVVPRLRLETRGGEVSKGLTVNDPEIIAAVTRVLNALPHAVGCMTVQCFKQPDGSISFIEINPRFGGGHPLTIHAGADFPKWIIQELTGRKCEAHQECWKDDLAMLRYDDEIIVKGEDIR is encoded by the coding sequence ATGTCAAGTTTCAATATTTTATGTACTGCAGCAGGGCGAAGAGTTTCTTTACTTCGTCATTTAAAAAAAACACTTACCGAACTTAATCTCACAGGGCATGTCATTGCAGCGGATGCAGGTTCAAGTGCACCTGCAGGCTTTATTGCTGATGATTATATAAATGTTCCCAAGGTATCTTCGCCGGACTACATTGATGCGCTTGTTTCTGTGTGCAAAGAAAAAAGCATTAAGCTTCTTGTCTCCCTTATTGATACTGATTTGACATTGTTGTCTGAAAATAGAGAAAAGTTCAAAGTGATAGGGACAGAAGTTCTGGTTTGTGACTATGATACCAATCAAATCTGTTTTGATAAAAAAAATACTTACGAGTTTTTTGTAAAAAATAAAATTGATACTCCACACACTTATAGTAATCAAGAGTTGGAAGATATTGCTGAAAGCGATTTTCCCCTACTGGTTAAGCCGTGGGATGGTAGTTGCAGTGTTGGTGTTCATGTCGTCAGTAGTCGGAAAGAGCTGAATTTTTTCAAAGACTATGTAAACAACGCAATGGTGCAGGAATATATTCAAGGTGATGAATATACCTGCGATGCATATGTTGATTTCAAGGGCAAGGTTCGCTGTGTTGTTCCTCGTCTGAGGCTTGAAACACGAGGTGGTGAAGTTAGTAAAGGTCTGACCGTTAATGATCCTGAGATAATCGCTGCAGTCACCCGGGTTCTGAATGCTTTGCCTCATGCAGTGGGGTGTATGACAGTTCAGTGTTTTAAACAACCTGACGGAAGCATTAGTTTTATTGAAATTAATCCCCGGTTTGGTGGTGGCCATCCTCTTACCATTCATGCTGGCGCGGATTTTCCAAAATGGATCATTCAGGAGTTAACAGGTCGTAAGTGTGAAGCTCATCAGGAATGCTGGAAGGATGATCTTGCCATGTTGCGTTATGACGATGAAATTATAGTTAAGGGGGAAGACATCCGGTGA
- a CDS encoding sugar transferase, with translation MIKRFFDIVISLFALAVFTPLMAYVAFKVSKTMASPVLFRQIRPGKNGKAFEMIKFRTMKDSVGKEGHQLPDEDRITPFGDFMRRTSLDELPEFWNVLKGDMSLVGPRPLLMEYLPRYSKKQYRRHEVKPGITGWAQVNGRNAISWEKKFDLDVWYVDNHSLWLDFKILFLTIKKVICKENISADNHATMPVFTGSSVQDDRNVENSKK, from the coding sequence ATGATTAAACGTTTTTTTGATATCGTTATTTCTTTGTTCGCACTTGCTGTATTTACTCCGTTAATGGCATACGTTGCTTTTAAAGTTTCAAAGACAATGGCTTCACCTGTTTTATTCAGGCAAATACGTCCAGGAAAAAACGGCAAGGCATTTGAAATGATTAAATTTCGGACTATGAAAGATTCTGTAGGAAAAGAGGGGCATCAGCTGCCGGATGAAGATCGTATTACGCCTTTCGGCGACTTCATGCGACGAACCAGCCTTGATGAACTTCCCGAGTTCTGGAATGTACTCAAAGGTGATATGAGCCTAGTAGGCCCAAGGCCACTCTTAATGGAGTATCTGCCGCGCTACTCCAAAAAACAATACAGACGTCATGAGGTAAAGCCGGGCATTACGGGTTGGGCTCAAGTCAATGGCCGCAACGCAATATCCTGGGAAAAGAAATTTGATTTGGATGTCTGGTATGTAGACAATCACAGTCTCTGGCTTGATTTTAAAATACTATTTTTAACTATTAAAAAAGTTATTTGTAAAGAAAATATCAGTGCTGATAACCATGCAACGATGCCTGTTTTTACAGGAAGTTCAGTGCAAGATGATCGTAATGTTGAGAATTCTAAGAAGTAA
- a CDS encoding glycosyltransferase family 4 protein codes for MKKILLVAPYCNLPGEPYFNRFSYIAIKLSKKYNVTLLTSRYSHFEKKHRERNDKFKIKNLQLELMDEPGYRKNVSFSRLYSHTVFCNNLESYLQKTDRPDLIYSAYPLIKSNIILSSFAQKNNIPFVIDIQDNWPHSIYSALPFLNKEIFKFLFKPFIYRAKKAFANADFLISVSNTYQEYVKNNLNVSLNSDVVYIGADIALIDQINTNSNYLETSNTFRCVYIGTISHSYDINTLVTAFSKLDKKNVNTELLIIGDGPHRMKVQRYAENLSASNVKFLGSMPYDQMISIIKTCNVALNPIRKGAAQSVTNKISDYFCTGLPVLSCQENKEVRDLIESNAAGCFYEPGDSSDLANKIVELNSDAAKLQKMANSSRCIGENNFDRNITYKRIFKTIDKLLNADD; via the coding sequence ATGAAGAAAATATTACTAGTAGCACCTTACTGTAATTTGCCAGGAGAACCATATTTTAATAGATTTTCATATATAGCCATAAAGCTTTCAAAAAAATATAATGTTACACTTTTGACTAGTCGATACTCACATTTTGAGAAAAAGCATAGAGAGAGAAATGATAAATTTAAGATAAAAAATTTACAGCTTGAGTTAATGGATGAACCCGGTTATAGAAAAAATGTCTCCTTTTCTAGGTTGTATAGCCACACAGTTTTTTGTAATAACTTGGAGTCGTACTTACAAAAAACAGATCGGCCTGATCTGATCTATTCAGCGTACCCTCTAATAAAAAGCAATATTATTTTGTCCAGCTTTGCTCAAAAAAATAATATCCCTTTTGTTATTGATATTCAAGATAATTGGCCTCATTCTATCTATTCTGCATTACCATTTTTAAATAAAGAAATTTTTAAATTTTTATTTAAACCATTTATTTATAGAGCGAAAAAAGCTTTTGCTAATGCTGATTTTTTAATTAGTGTTTCAAATACTTACCAAGAATATGTAAAGAATAATTTAAACGTTAGCCTAAATAGTGATGTTGTTTATATTGGTGCAGATATTGCCTTGATAGATCAAATTAATACTAACTCCAATTATCTTGAAACGAGCAACACATTCAGGTGTGTTTATATAGGTACTATCAGTCATAGCTACGATATTAATACTCTAGTTACAGCATTTTCGAAGTTAGATAAAAAAAATGTTAATACTGAGCTACTGATCATAGGTGATGGGCCACACCGTATGAAAGTACAGCGATATGCTGAAAACTTATCAGCTTCTAATGTAAAGTTTTTGGGTTCAATGCCTTATGATCAAATGATTTCAATCATCAAAACTTGTAATGTAGCTCTTAATCCAATAAGAAAAGGTGCTGCACAGAGTGTCACTAATAAAATTTCAGATTATTTTTGTACGGGATTACCCGTTCTAAGTTGCCAAGAAAATAAGGAAGTCCGAGATCTGATTGAAAGTAATGCGGCTGGCTGCTTTTATGAACCAGGTGATAGTTCTGATTTGGCTAATAAGATAGTTGAGTTGAATTCAGATGCTGCTAAATTGCAAAAAATGGCAAATAGTAGTAGATGTATTGGTGAAAATAATTTCGATAGAAATATAACTTACAAACGAATTTTTAAAACTATAGATAAATTACTAAACGCTGATGATTAA
- a CDS encoding polysaccharide deacetylase family protein, with product MLKILYPNSYLSERAYIHEVLINDFLGLDFEAIPYDFDQYTIQHKSDGYRRKINLPDVFFAKELGLPELPLKNWILPCALIKNSKLSGTTSLPVIFGMNRVENFPSKKAESLFLPIDIFGSCFFMLSRYEEAINHELDSHSRFPASESMAFKAGLLEQPIVDQYVEILWLTIKSLWPDVERKKRTAKIQVTCDVDVPYDTRFSSPLNISRTLAGDILKRKSIASFGTSVLSIFQKLSGSYKDPYDCFNWYMDTCEKNNHKAAFYFIADNPAGRIDGSYSLKNPRIINLLKSIHDRGHEIGLHGSYNSFSSAEQIFKERKLLLDVCYSNNIAAEINGNRQHFLRWDVTKTPDYLDMAGFSYDTTGGYADHPGFRYGTSNTFKMWSWQKKCALNLRQRPLIIMECTVLAERYLNMGYSKKTNDYVNKLKDLSMKFSGEFTFLWHNSNFNNSEDRILFEELLS from the coding sequence ATGCTCAAGATCCTATATCCAAATTCTTACCTTTCCGAAAGAGCTTATATTCATGAGGTTCTTATTAATGATTTTTTAGGTCTTGATTTTGAGGCAATACCTTATGATTTTGATCAATACACAATTCAACATAAAAGTGATGGATATAGGAGAAAAATAAATTTACCAGATGTTTTTTTTGCTAAGGAATTAGGGCTACCAGAATTACCATTAAAAAACTGGATTCTGCCATGTGCATTAATTAAGAATTCTAAATTGTCAGGCACAACTTCTTTACCAGTCATTTTTGGAATGAACAGAGTTGAAAATTTTCCAAGTAAAAAAGCAGAATCACTGTTCTTACCTATCGACATTTTTGGTAGCTGCTTTTTCATGCTGTCTCGATATGAAGAAGCAATAAACCATGAGCTAGATAGCCATAGTAGATTTCCAGCATCTGAATCTATGGCTTTTAAGGCCGGTTTACTTGAGCAGCCAATTGTTGATCAATATGTAGAAATTCTCTGGCTTACAATAAAAAGCCTTTGGCCAGATGTCGAGAGGAAAAAAAGGACTGCAAAAATTCAGGTAACTTGTGATGTTGATGTTCCATATGATACGAGATTTAGTAGTCCCCTGAATATTTCTAGAACGTTAGCAGGTGATATACTCAAAAGAAAGAGTATCGCTAGCTTTGGAACTTCTGTATTGTCGATTTTTCAGAAATTATCAGGATCTTACAAAGATCCCTATGACTGTTTTAACTGGTATATGGATACTTGTGAAAAAAATAATCATAAAGCAGCATTTTATTTTATTGCTGATAATCCAGCCGGAAGAATTGATGGAAGCTATTCACTTAAAAATCCAAGAATTATAAACTTACTGAAAAGTATTCATGATCGTGGTCATGAGATTGGTCTTCATGGAAGCTATAATTCATTTTCTAGTGCTGAACAGATATTTAAAGAACGTAAACTACTTTTAGATGTTTGTTACAGTAATAATATAGCAGCGGAAATAAATGGTAATCGTCAGCATTTTTTGAGGTGGGATGTAACTAAGACGCCCGACTATCTTGATATGGCTGGGTTTTCATATGATACAACTGGTGGCTATGCTGATCATCCTGGTTTTAGGTATGGAACATCTAACACTTTTAAAATGTGGAGCTGGCAGAAAAAATGTGCTCTTAATTTGCGTCAGCGGCCATTGATTATTATGGAATGTACAGTTCTAGCAGAAAGATATTTGAATATGGGGTATTCAAAAAAAACTAATGACTATGTGAACAAATTGAAAGATTTATCCATGAAGTTTTCAGGGGAATTTACCTTCTTATGGCATAACTCTAATTTTAATAACTCGGAAGACCGTATCCTGTTTGAAGAATTACTGTCTTGA
- a CDS encoding GNAT family N-acetyltransferase, which produces MNDFSNKQKYRELCKKEHTIPIFSQDWWLDAVAGNENWGVVISEKGGDIVGALPYVFKKKYGFKLITMPKLTQTLGPWLKYPDNQKYERKLAYEKRIINDLIEGLPEYDFCKINADSSLTNWLPFYWEGFDQTTRYTYRLSNIADSNQLWNNFSGNIRKEIKKAEGRNKIVVDSNSSIEDFIEINKKTFSRQGLTLPYSKKFIIDFDKVCLEKQCRRIFFARDENNIIHAAIYIVWHNEYAYYLMGGGDPDLRNSGATSLAMWEAIKFSKTVAKCFDFEGSMIEPIENFFKAFGAIQTPYFSLSKTNSLPLALLLTAKQYSQSNK; this is translated from the coding sequence TTGAATGATTTTTCAAACAAACAAAAGTATAGAGAACTATGTAAAAAAGAGCATACGATACCTATTTTTTCTCAAGATTGGTGGCTTGATGCTGTAGCAGGTAACGAAAATTGGGGTGTAGTGATTAGTGAAAAAGGGGGGGATATCGTAGGAGCATTACCATATGTTTTTAAAAAAAAATATGGTTTTAAACTAATTACAATGCCAAAACTCACACAGACACTTGGGCCATGGTTAAAGTACCCCGACAATCAAAAATATGAACGAAAATTAGCTTACGAAAAAAGGATAATAAATGATTTGATAGAAGGGCTACCTGAATATGATTTTTGTAAAATAAACGCTGATTCAAGTCTAACTAACTGGCTACCCTTTTATTGGGAAGGTTTTGATCAAACTACAAGATACACATATCGTTTAAGTAACATTGCAGATAGCAACCAGTTGTGGAATAACTTTTCAGGTAATATTCGTAAAGAAATAAAGAAAGCGGAAGGACGAAATAAAATAGTTGTTGATTCGAATAGTTCTATAGAAGACTTTATTGAAATTAATAAAAAAACATTTTCGCGACAAGGGCTAACACTGCCATATTCAAAAAAATTTATTATTGATTTTGATAAAGTATGTCTGGAAAAACAGTGCAGAAGAATATTCTTTGCCAGAGATGAAAATAATATTATACATGCCGCTATTTATATTGTTTGGCATAATGAATATGCATATTATCTTATGGGTGGTGGTGATCCAGATTTACGTAATAGTGGTGCTACAAGTTTAGCAATGTGGGAAGCTATCAAATTTAGCAAAACTGTAGCAAAGTGTTTTGATTTTGAAGGCTCTATGATTGAGCCAATTGAAAATTTTTTCAAAGCGTTTGGAGCTATACAAACGCCTTATTTCTCCTTATCTAAAACAAACAGCCTGCCATTAGCATTGCTATTAACAGCCAAGCAATACTCTCAGAGTAATAAGTAA